A region from the Thermoplasmatales archaeon genome encodes:
- a CDS encoding Thioredoxin-related protein, which translates to MKNDENRLIHEKSPYLLQHAHNPVDWYPWSEEAFRRAKDENKLVFLSIGYSTCHWCHVMEHESFEDRDVADAMNRNFICIKVDREERPDIDNFYMTASQILTGSGGWPLNVIATPDRKPIFAMTYIPRNSRGEQMGIIDLSNAIGELWKEKSADLSRRADDLVSKLEMAVAAKPGNMMDERFLKDAFTELKDNFDPMNGGFGSSPKFPTPHYLLFLMRYYSRYGDDSALHMVEKTIEKINLGGIHDHVGGGFHRYSTDAGWFLPHFEKMLYDQGMLMMVFSELHHITGKKIYSDMIEELFIFLTREMHGASGGFYSAIDADSEGVEGKFYTWSYQEIIAVLGQEDGKFFLETFNANQQGNYHDESTGRSTGRNILYLDKGTAEIAAGSGTGTDAFAARIAACRKKLFDYREKRTRPHTDDKILTGLNGIMISALSLGYRETGNDKLLKLAKETADFILEKMDAGEGRLFHTYREDSPAIEGFIDDYAYLIKGLIDLYEASFELKYLEHASLLNESALKEFFDEKDFGFFFTARYRNEVGGRRKEWYDGAIPSGNSVQILNLLRLSNMTENEKLRDIAVKSLDSLYDTVAKAPVFHLYLMCALDFAIGPTTEVKIICGKDGVAEQMIKIAREKYNSRMTIVAADETGNEFYAKFLKEFSPKADGRTRAFVCKNYRCLPETSTAEEFRKQVSNA; encoded by the coding sequence ATGAAAAACGACGAAAACAGGCTGATACATGAAAAGAGCCCATATCTCCTGCAACATGCCCACAATCCCGTAGATTGGTATCCATGGTCTGAGGAAGCTTTCCGCAGGGCAAAAGATGAGAACAAACTGGTTTTCCTTAGCATAGGTTACTCAACCTGCCACTGGTGCCATGTGATGGAACACGAGTCGTTCGAGGACAGGGACGTAGCAGATGCAATGAACAGAAACTTCATATGCATCAAGGTTGACCGCGAGGAACGGCCGGATATAGACAATTTTTACATGACAGCTAGCCAGATACTTACAGGTTCTGGCGGATGGCCGTTGAACGTCATTGCAACCCCGGACAGAAAACCCATTTTTGCCATGACATACATACCACGGAATTCACGAGGTGAGCAGATGGGTATAATCGATTTATCAAATGCAATAGGAGAACTCTGGAAGGAAAAAAGCGCTGACCTCTCCAGGAGGGCTGATGACCTAGTTTCAAAACTCGAGATGGCGGTGGCAGCAAAGCCAGGAAACATGATGGATGAGAGGTTCCTGAAGGATGCTTTCACGGAACTGAAAGATAATTTTGACCCGATGAATGGGGGATTCGGCTCTTCGCCAAAATTCCCAACTCCACACTATCTGCTCTTCCTGATGCGGTATTATAGCAGATACGGTGACGACTCGGCTCTTCATATGGTAGAGAAAACCATCGAGAAGATCAATCTGGGGGGAATACATGATCATGTTGGCGGAGGTTTTCACCGTTACTCCACCGATGCTGGATGGTTCCTGCCCCACTTCGAGAAGATGCTGTATGATCAGGGTATGCTGATGATGGTATTCTCGGAACTGCACCATATAACGGGAAAGAAAATTTATAGTGACATGATAGAAGAGCTTTTTATCTTCCTTACCAGAGAAATGCACGGAGCATCAGGGGGGTTCTATTCGGCCATTGATGCGGATAGCGAGGGTGTAGAAGGGAAATTCTATACATGGTCATACCAGGAGATAATTGCTGTTCTTGGTCAGGAGGATGGGAAATTTTTCCTGGAGACATTCAACGCGAACCAGCAGGGAAACTACCATGATGAATCAACAGGAAGAAGCACAGGTAGGAACATACTATACTTAGATAAGGGGACAGCTGAGATCGCTGCCGGCTCAGGCACAGGAACGGATGCATTTGCCGCAAGAATAGCTGCATGCAGAAAGAAGCTTTTTGATTACCGTGAAAAAAGAACCAGGCCTCACACGGATGACAAGATTCTCACAGGTCTTAATGGAATCATGATCTCTGCACTTTCACTTGGGTATAGGGAAACCGGCAATGACAAGCTCCTGAAACTCGCAAAGGAAACAGCGGATTTCATTCTGGAAAAGATGGATGCCGGAGAAGGGAGGTTATTCCACACATACCGGGAAGATTCACCTGCAATTGAAGGATTTATTGACGATTATGCCTACTTAATTAAAGGACTCATCGATTTATACGAGGCATCATTTGAATTAAAATATCTTGAACATGCTTCTTTACTTAACGAGAGCGCGCTGAAGGAGTTTTTCGACGAGAAAGACTTCGGGTTTTTCTTTACTGCAAGATACAGGAACGAGGTAGGTGGAAGGAGGAAGGAGTGGTACGACGGAGCGATTCCCTCAGGGAATTCGGTCCAGATTCTGAACCTGCTACGGCTTTCCAACATGACCGAGAATGAAAAACTACGCGACATTGCGGTAAAGTCTCTTGACTCACTTTATGATACGGTGGCAAAGGCTCCGGTTTTTCACCTGTACCTGATGTGTGCTCTTGATTTTGCAATTGGCCCTACAACAGAAGTTAAGATAATCTGCGGAAAGGACGGTGTTGCAGAACAAATGATAAAGATCGCCAGAGAGAAATACAACTCGCGAATGACAATTGTTGCTGCTGACGAAACCGGGAATGAATTTTACGCTAAATTCCTCAAGGAGTTTTCACCCAAAGCAGACGGTAGGACAAGGGCGTTTGTCTGCAAAAATTACAGATGTCTTCCCGAGACCAGCACAGCTGAAGAGTTCAGGAAGCAGGTTTCCAATGCGTAG
- a CDS encoding hypothetical protein (archaeal flagellin N-terminal-like domain), whose protein sequence is MKDIMNKEDNAVSPIIATILLIAITVVLAATLYSVIGGYTSYLGSTTPTASLTVTDLNTQPNATYIVYISSVSPNGNISLSNVELLITNGTGSVQDINLGFATQKGQASANMNSNWTITVSAGNYLGENPVITVKSMTGPQTISYLELIDTVTHGTIATDSPTLP, encoded by the coding sequence ATGAAAGACATAATGAATAAAGAAGATAATGCTGTTTCACCCATCATAGCCACCATTCTCCTAATTGCAATAACTGTAGTTCTAGCAGCTACACTTTACTCAGTTATTGGTGGCTATACATCCTACCTCGGGTCAACGACACCAACTGCATCCCTTACAGTAACAGATCTGAATACACAGCCCAACGCCACCTATATTGTCTACATCTCTTCAGTCAGCCCTAACGGAAACATCTCATTATCCAATGTAGAACTGCTTATAACAAATGGCACCGGGTCTGTTCAGGATATAAACCTGGGATTTGCAACTCAAAAAGGGCAGGCCTCAGCAAACATGAATTCAAACTGGACTATTACTGTTAGTGCCGGGAACTATCTCGGTGAGAACCCGGTTATAACAGTAAAGAGCATGACAGGCCCGCAGACCATATCATACCTGGAACTGATTGACACAGTTACTCATGGTACAATTGCCACAGATTCTCCAACACTTCCGTGA
- a CDS encoding oligosaccharide amylase, producing MVRFLPLGNGRLLVNFDKNMNLIDFYYSESQGENHGGHPFKFGVSVNNTFKWINNAEIIGADYVDHTMIGKWEFELNGVKFKTENFVDIYNDIYVRKITAVNNTNEPVDLKYYFHQNFYIFGNDIGDTAVYMPDVNGILHYKGARYFFASVRDINNAGMDQFAIGVKEFMGMEGSWKDAEDINLSGNPVAMGSVDSILRHTAKLPPGGTSVIYYYIACGTSLEGIMKSCRDVNFATLARFETRTSNYWRLWGGKQKIALDDRLASLYIRSLLIVRSHMGENGGIVASSDSETIKTNKDGYYYVWPRDAAISAYALIRANHSGPARKFLNFSRTMISPEGYYYHKYTMAGNLASSWLPRIMGGNSVLPIQEDETALIIWAIWKHYIKNNDIEYLSQLYEPVIKKSADFILSFLETDGLPKPSFDLWEERFGIHTFTIATSYSALKAAARCAKTLGDEDVAMNYERVADRMKTVFEEKFFSDEKGIYARSIIDGKPDYTPDSSIMSLFLFNMKDAGDPRIVSSMSVIMKRLWVNGIGGLARYENDTYQRVRKDSSIPGNPWIITTLWASEFFLLSGDLESALKMINWVTDHKQDSGMLPEQVNPYDGTALSASPLIWSHAQFIITMLDYEMALSNGNSKFHNL from the coding sequence ATGGTGAGATTTCTCCCGCTTGGAAATGGGAGGTTACTTGTCAATTTCGACAAAAACATGAATCTGATAGACTTTTACTATTCAGAAAGTCAGGGGGAGAATCATGGAGGGCATCCATTCAAATTTGGAGTTTCTGTTAATAACACTTTCAAGTGGATCAATAACGCTGAAATAATTGGAGCGGACTATGTTGATCACACCATGATTGGAAAATGGGAGTTCGAACTGAATGGTGTGAAGTTCAAGACAGAGAACTTCGTCGACATATACAACGATATTTATGTCAGGAAAATCACTGCAGTTAACAACACAAATGAACCGGTTGACCTGAAATATTACTTTCACCAGAATTTTTATATCTTTGGCAATGACATTGGAGACACCGCGGTCTACATGCCCGACGTGAATGGAATCCTTCACTATAAGGGTGCAAGGTATTTCTTTGCTTCCGTTCGTGATATTAATAACGCGGGAATGGACCAGTTCGCCATCGGAGTCAAGGAATTCATGGGAATGGAGGGGAGCTGGAAAGACGCAGAAGACATAAACCTTTCAGGTAACCCTGTTGCGATGGGGTCGGTTGACTCCATTCTCAGGCATACGGCAAAACTTCCCCCCGGGGGAACTTCTGTTATTTATTATTATATAGCCTGTGGAACCTCTCTTGAAGGGATAATGAAAAGCTGCCGTGACGTGAATTTCGCGACACTTGCGCGCTTTGAGACAAGGACTTCAAATTACTGGAGACTTTGGGGTGGAAAGCAGAAGATTGCTCTTGATGATCGCCTCGCTTCGCTGTACATACGATCGCTTCTTATTGTCAGGAGTCACATGGGAGAGAACGGTGGAATAGTTGCCTCAAGTGATAGTGAGACCATCAAGACAAATAAGGACGGATATTACTATGTGTGGCCAAGAGATGCCGCAATTTCCGCCTATGCGCTGATCAGAGCAAACCATTCAGGACCGGCGAGAAAATTCCTCAACTTTTCCAGAACCATGATTTCTCCCGAAGGATACTACTACCATAAGTATACCATGGCAGGTAATCTGGCCAGCAGCTGGCTGCCAAGGATCATGGGTGGGAATAGCGTGCTGCCTATTCAGGAGGACGAGACCGCCCTCATAATCTGGGCTATATGGAAACATTACATCAAGAACAACGATATTGAATACCTTTCCCAGCTTTACGAACCTGTTATTAAGAAGAGCGCTGATTTCATACTATCATTCCTGGAGACCGATGGCCTTCCAAAGCCATCCTTCGACCTGTGGGAAGAGCGATTCGGCATCCATACATTCACCATTGCCACATCATACTCTGCACTGAAAGCCGCGGCCAGGTGTGCAAAGACGCTCGGGGATGAGGATGTGGCCATGAATTATGAAAGAGTTGCAGATCGCATGAAAACAGTCTTTGAGGAAAAATTCTTCTCCGATGAAAAAGGAATCTATGCAAGATCCATAATAGACGGAAAACCTGACTATACGCCGGATAGTTCCATAATGTCCCTCTTCCTCTTCAATATGAAGGATGCCGGAGATCCGAGGATTGTGTCAAGCATGTCCGTTATCATGAAGAGATTGTGGGTAAACGGCATAGGAGGGCTGGCCAGGTACGAGAACGATACTTACCAGAGGGTGAGAAAAGATTCTTCCATTCCCGGTAATCCCTGGATAATTACCACGCTCTGGGCATCTGAATTTTTCTTGCTAAGCGGAGATCTTGAATCTGCTCTGAAGATGATTAACTGGGTTACGGACCATAAACAAGATTCAGGGATGCTTCCGGAACAGGTTAACCCATATGATGGCACTGCCCTATCTGCATCCCCGCTCATATGGAGTCATGCACAATTCATAATAACAATGCTGGATTATGAAATGGCTCTTTCAAATGGAAATTCCAAATTTCATAATTTATAA
- the treZ_1 gene encoding Malto-oligosyltrehalose trehalohydrolase: MTNPISSTYRIQLSPSFRFSDLEDILDYLDDLGITHIYASPIFQPISGSRHGYDTVFYSEINGELGGEDAFCNVSRKAHDLGMGWIQDIVPNHMSADPENHYLRDIFINGGESMYSGMIDLFYPGSEAGSKLKLPLLNADYEESLKSGRIRLSFDDDFCFSIEGLRIPLSIKSAEELLIKKNAGETPLGLCAEVNRNPEKLHRLVQQQNYLPMYWRTLLPGTNYRRFFAVNALIALNTQIPEIFDIIHQKVFNLIHSGYIDGLRVDHIDGLYDPGRYLAKLGEASGTDLVYVEKILARGEEIPRSWNISGTTGYDFNFYCSYLFANRKNRQAILTHYRKFTGNTRSYMHTVEKSRRKFITLYFRNEVEYLAQIFLETLQSKIYGQEITREGMQECIRELLVHIPVYRTYLSGTHIDERDISTLETALSDSARTIGLTPDLSAIRRLLEEVAVDEKAMFCFARLQQFMPAVMAKSSEDSAFFIYNALISLNEVGGDPSVYSVSKSEFHQFNRNRTGKLRYSMNALSTHDTKLGEDLRSRICAISNMPEEWKDFLNHSSLNNSKYRSMVDGKKAPSSNEEYLIYQLLLADSPENWNNRNFRERILAQVLKSVREGGINSEWNRINDLYEDGVRKFLTGIMDDEKFREIFSRVYQMASADGTIISACQNVLKLTAPGIPDTYRGSESMNLRFTDPDNRSEVDFDELKSRLSAIKNSMAVNDLGTILESSGKGDLKIAIHYKLLNFRRTHQKLFMDGDYVEIKEIGKNPGRLFTFALVDSKEWFIVSVIINANGIMAENGISPDVVKMAGTRIVLPEAAPDKFLNLFTRSRISSNGSIDVAEGMGILPFMVIYSGEAGVY; encoded by the coding sequence ATGACTAACCCTATTTCCTCAACTTATCGTATACAGTTATCTCCCTCATTCAGATTCTCCGATTTAGAGGATATACTGGACTACCTTGATGACCTGGGTATCACGCACATTTATGCATCTCCAATCTTCCAGCCAATTTCCGGAAGCAGGCATGGGTATGATACAGTATTCTACAGTGAAATAAACGGTGAGCTTGGCGGCGAAGATGCATTCTGCAATGTCTCCAGGAAAGCTCACGATCTCGGGATGGGTTGGATTCAGGATATCGTGCCAAACCACATGTCAGCAGATCCTGAGAATCATTACCTAAGGGACATTTTCATTAATGGCGGGGAATCCATGTATTCAGGCATGATAGACCTATTCTATCCGGGGAGCGAGGCAGGATCAAAGTTAAAACTCCCCTTGCTCAATGCTGATTATGAGGAATCGTTGAAGTCTGGAAGAATAAGACTTTCTTTTGACGATGACTTCTGCTTTTCCATTGAAGGCTTAAGGATTCCATTATCCATTAAATCAGCCGAAGAGCTTCTTATTAAAAAAAATGCCGGCGAAACCCCTCTTGGCCTCTGCGCAGAAGTTAATCGTAATCCTGAGAAGCTGCATAGACTGGTACAGCAGCAGAATTATTTGCCTATGTACTGGAGGACACTTTTGCCGGGAACAAATTACAGGCGGTTTTTCGCTGTAAATGCACTCATTGCCCTAAATACACAAATTCCCGAAATATTTGATATTATTCACCAGAAAGTCTTCAATCTTATACATTCAGGATATATTGATGGCCTGAGAGTCGATCACATTGATGGGCTGTACGATCCAGGCCGTTATCTGGCAAAGCTTGGCGAGGCGTCAGGTACAGATTTGGTTTATGTGGAGAAGATTCTCGCGAGAGGTGAGGAAATCCCACGTTCATGGAACATTTCCGGAACAACGGGTTATGATTTCAACTTTTACTGCAGTTATCTTTTTGCTAACAGGAAAAACAGGCAGGCAATCCTCACGCATTACCGGAAATTCACGGGAAATACAAGAAGTTACATGCACACAGTCGAGAAATCCAGGCGGAAATTTATAACTTTATACTTCCGCAACGAGGTGGAGTACCTGGCGCAGATTTTCCTCGAAACTTTGCAGTCAAAAATTTACGGTCAGGAAATTACAAGGGAAGGAATGCAAGAATGTATAAGGGAACTGCTGGTGCACATTCCCGTCTATAGGACTTACCTGTCTGGCACGCATATCGACGAGAGAGACATTTCAACACTTGAAACAGCCCTTTCCGATTCTGCAAGAACGATTGGCCTGACGCCGGACCTGTCGGCGATACGGAGGTTGCTCGAAGAAGTTGCAGTTGATGAGAAGGCAATGTTCTGTTTTGCAAGGTTGCAGCAATTTATGCCGGCAGTGATGGCAAAATCTTCCGAAGACAGTGCGTTCTTCATCTATAACGCTTTAATCTCGCTCAACGAGGTTGGTGGAGACCCCTCTGTTTACTCTGTCTCGAAGAGTGAGTTTCATCAATTCAACAGGAATAGGACGGGTAAGCTGAGGTATTCAATGAATGCACTTTCCACGCATGACACGAAGCTGGGTGAAGACCTCAGATCAAGAATATGTGCGATATCAAATATGCCTGAAGAGTGGAAGGATTTCCTCAATCATTCGTCACTTAATAACTCAAAGTACCGGTCTATGGTGGATGGAAAGAAAGCCCCCTCGTCTAACGAGGAATACCTGATATATCAGCTTCTTCTTGCTGACTCTCCGGAAAACTGGAACAACAGGAATTTTAGGGAGAGGATCCTCGCTCAGGTTCTGAAATCTGTCAGGGAGGGAGGAATAAACAGTGAATGGAACAGAATAAACGACCTTTATGAAGATGGAGTCAGGAAATTTCTCACTGGCATAATGGATGACGAGAAATTCAGGGAGATTTTTTCAAGAGTCTATCAAATGGCTTCAGCTGATGGGACCATAATTTCTGCATGCCAGAATGTCCTTAAACTGACGGCACCCGGAATTCCGGACACTTATCGCGGTTCTGAATCCATGAACCTTAGATTTACCGATCCAGATAACCGGAGTGAAGTTGATTTTGATGAACTGAAGAGCAGGTTGTCCGCTATAAAGAATTCTATGGCTGTTAATGATCTCGGAACAATCCTGGAAAGTAGCGGGAAAGGAGACCTGAAGATTGCTATCCATTACAAGCTGCTAAACTTCAGGAGGACTCATCAAAAATTGTTCATGGACGGAGATTATGTGGAGATTAAAGAGATCGGTAAGAATCCAGGAAGGTTGTTTACGTTCGCCCTGGTGGACAGCAAAGAGTGGTTTATTGTATCCGTCATCATCAACGCTAATGGGATTATGGCAGAAAATGGCATCTCTCCGGATGTGGTAAAGATGGCAGGTACAAGAATAGTCCTGCCGGAGGCAGCGCCAGATAAATTCCTGAATCTGTTCACACGGTCCAGGATAAGCAGCAATGGGTCAATTGACGTTGCGGAGGGCATGGGTATCCTTCCATTCATGGTAATTTATTCCGGGGAAGCAGGAGTTTATTAA